In one window of Arachis ipaensis cultivar K30076 chromosome B06, Araip1.1, whole genome shotgun sequence DNA:
- the LOC107647850 gene encoding tyrosine decarboxylase 1 isoform X2 yields the protein MDAEQLREHAHKMVDFIADYYKTIESFPVLSQVQPGYLEKLLPDSAPDYPETLEHVLNDVQEKILPGVTHWQSPNYFAYFPSNSSIAGFLGEMLSAGFNIVGFSWITSPAATELETIVLDWLAKALKLPHDFHSTGQGGGVIQGTASEAVLVVLLAARDKILRTVGKGALPKLVTYASDQTHSSLLKACQIGGLNPEFCRSLKTDASTNYALSPEVFSEAVSRDIASGLIPFFLCATVGTTSSTAIDPLPELGKIAKVKNIWFHVDAAYAGSACVCPEYQHHLNGVDEADSFNMNAHKWLLTNFDCSLLWVKDRSALIQSLSTNPEYLKNKASQGNMVIDYKDWQIPLGRRFRSLKLWMVMRLYGLEGLRNHTRNHINLAAYFEDLVGQDPRFKVVTPRTFSLVCFRLLPPANTEDTNKLNRDLLDSVNSTGSVFITHTVLSGQFILRFAVGAPLTEQRHVDAAWRILQEKATALLGSL from the exons ATGGACGCGGAGCAACTCAGAGAGCATGCACATAAGATGGTTGATTTTATTGCTGACTACTACAAAACCATTGAGAGTTTCCCAGTTCTCAGCCAAGTTCAG CCAGGTTATCTTGAAAAGCTCTTACCGGATTCTGCTCCTGATTATCCTGAAACACTGGAGCATGTTTTGAATG ATGTACAGGAAAAGATTTTGCCAGGGGTAACACATTGGCAAAGCCCCAATTATTTTGCATATTTTCCTTCCAACAGTAGCATTGCTGGATTTCTTGGAGAAATGCTCAGTGCTGGTTTCAACATTGTCGGTTTCAGCTGGATAACTTCTCCTGCCGCAACAGAACTCGAAACCATTGTTCTCGATTGGCTTGCTAAGGCACTTAAGCTGCCTCATGATTTCCATTCTACTG GGCAAGGTGGTGGAGTTATTCAAGGAACAGCGAGTGAAGCAGTTCTAGTTGTCTTGTTGGCTGCTCGCGACAAGATCTTAAGGACGGTTGGAAAAGGCGCTCTTCCTAAGCTTGTGACATATGCATCTGATCAAACACACTCTTCTCTACTAAAAGCCTGCCAG ATAGGTGGACTTAATCCTGAGTTTTGCAGGTCACTAAAAACTGATGCTTCAACAAATTATGCGCTTTCTCCTGAAGTATTTTCTGAAGCAGTTTCAAGGGACATTGCTAGTGGTCTTATACCATTTTTCTTATGTGCTACC GTTGGTACAACTTCATCAACTGCTATTGATCCTCTACCTGAATTGGGGAAAATTGCTAAG GTCAAAAACATTTGGTTTCATGTTGATGCTGCTTATGCTGGAAGTGCTTGTGTATGTCCAGAGTATCAACACCATCTCAATGGTGTCGACGAAGCAGACTCATTCAACATGAATGCGCATAAATGGCTCTTGACAAACTTTGACTGTTCACTACTTTGGGTTAAG GATAGAAGTGCTCTGATTCAATCACTATCTACGAACCCGGAGTATCTGAAAAACAAG GCCTCTCAAGGAAATATGGTCATAGATTACAAAGATTGGCAAATTCCCCTGGGGCGTCGCTTTAG ATCGTTAAAACTGTGGATGGTGATGCGTCTCTACGGATTGGAAGGTCTGCGAAATCACACGAGAAACCACATTAATCTTGCTGCTTATTTTGAGGACCTTGTTGGTCAGGATCCAAGGTTCAAG GTTGTTACGCCTCGCACGTTCTCTTTAGTCTGTTTTCGGCTTTTGCCTCCGGCTAACACAGAAGATACTAATAAACTGAACCGTGATCTACTTGACTCGGTGAATTCAACAGGAAGTGTTTTCATAACACACACG GTTCTATCAGGTCAGTTCATTCTGCGTTTTGCAGTAGGAGCACCATTGACAGAACAGAGGCATGTCGACGCAGCATGGCGAATTTTGCAAGAAAAGGCCACTGCTCTGCTTGGGAGTTTGTAG
- the LOC107647850 gene encoding tyrosine decarboxylase 1 isoform X1: protein MEGEQQSSGILRSMDAEQLREHAHKMVDFIADYYKTIESFPVLSQVQPGYLEKLLPDSAPDYPETLEHVLNDVQEKILPGVTHWQSPNYFAYFPSNSSIAGFLGEMLSAGFNIVGFSWITSPAATELETIVLDWLAKALKLPHDFHSTGQGGGVIQGTASEAVLVVLLAARDKILRTVGKGALPKLVTYASDQTHSSLLKACQIGGLNPEFCRSLKTDASTNYALSPEVFSEAVSRDIASGLIPFFLCATVGTTSSTAIDPLPELGKIAKVKNIWFHVDAAYAGSACVCPEYQHHLNGVDEADSFNMNAHKWLLTNFDCSLLWVKDRSALIQSLSTNPEYLKNKASQGNMVIDYKDWQIPLGRRFRSLKLWMVMRLYGLEGLRNHTRNHINLAAYFEDLVGQDPRFKVVTPRTFSLVCFRLLPPANTEDTNKLNRDLLDSVNSTGSVFITHTVLSGQFILRFAVGAPLTEQRHVDAAWRILQEKATALLGSL, encoded by the exons AT GGAAGGAGAACAACAAAGCAGTGGCATATTGAGGTCCATGGACGCGGAGCAACTCAGAGAGCATGCACATAAGATGGTTGATTTTATTGCTGACTACTACAAAACCATTGAGAGTTTCCCAGTTCTCAGCCAAGTTCAG CCAGGTTATCTTGAAAAGCTCTTACCGGATTCTGCTCCTGATTATCCTGAAACACTGGAGCATGTTTTGAATG ATGTACAGGAAAAGATTTTGCCAGGGGTAACACATTGGCAAAGCCCCAATTATTTTGCATATTTTCCTTCCAACAGTAGCATTGCTGGATTTCTTGGAGAAATGCTCAGTGCTGGTTTCAACATTGTCGGTTTCAGCTGGATAACTTCTCCTGCCGCAACAGAACTCGAAACCATTGTTCTCGATTGGCTTGCTAAGGCACTTAAGCTGCCTCATGATTTCCATTCTACTG GGCAAGGTGGTGGAGTTATTCAAGGAACAGCGAGTGAAGCAGTTCTAGTTGTCTTGTTGGCTGCTCGCGACAAGATCTTAAGGACGGTTGGAAAAGGCGCTCTTCCTAAGCTTGTGACATATGCATCTGATCAAACACACTCTTCTCTACTAAAAGCCTGCCAG ATAGGTGGACTTAATCCTGAGTTTTGCAGGTCACTAAAAACTGATGCTTCAACAAATTATGCGCTTTCTCCTGAAGTATTTTCTGAAGCAGTTTCAAGGGACATTGCTAGTGGTCTTATACCATTTTTCTTATGTGCTACC GTTGGTACAACTTCATCAACTGCTATTGATCCTCTACCTGAATTGGGGAAAATTGCTAAG GTCAAAAACATTTGGTTTCATGTTGATGCTGCTTATGCTGGAAGTGCTTGTGTATGTCCAGAGTATCAACACCATCTCAATGGTGTCGACGAAGCAGACTCATTCAACATGAATGCGCATAAATGGCTCTTGACAAACTTTGACTGTTCACTACTTTGGGTTAAG GATAGAAGTGCTCTGATTCAATCACTATCTACGAACCCGGAGTATCTGAAAAACAAG GCCTCTCAAGGAAATATGGTCATAGATTACAAAGATTGGCAAATTCCCCTGGGGCGTCGCTTTAG ATCGTTAAAACTGTGGATGGTGATGCGTCTCTACGGATTGGAAGGTCTGCGAAATCACACGAGAAACCACATTAATCTTGCTGCTTATTTTGAGGACCTTGTTGGTCAGGATCCAAGGTTCAAG GTTGTTACGCCTCGCACGTTCTCTTTAGTCTGTTTTCGGCTTTTGCCTCCGGCTAACACAGAAGATACTAATAAACTGAACCGTGATCTACTTGACTCGGTGAATTCAACAGGAAGTGTTTTCATAACACACACG GTTCTATCAGGTCAGTTCATTCTGCGTTTTGCAGTAGGAGCACCATTGACAGAACAGAGGCATGTCGACGCAGCATGGCGAATTTTGCAAGAAAAGGCCACTGCTCTGCTTGGGAGTTTGTAG
- the LOC107647850 gene encoding tyrosine decarboxylase 1 isoform X3: MLSAGFNIVGFSWITSPAATELETIVLDWLAKALKLPHDFHSTGQGGGVIQGTASEAVLVVLLAARDKILRTVGKGALPKLVTYASDQTHSSLLKACQIGGLNPEFCRSLKTDASTNYALSPEVFSEAVSRDIASGLIPFFLCATVGTTSSTAIDPLPELGKIAKVKNIWFHVDAAYAGSACVCPEYQHHLNGVDEADSFNMNAHKWLLTNFDCSLLWVKDRSALIQSLSTNPEYLKNKASQGNMVIDYKDWQIPLGRRFRSLKLWMVMRLYGLEGLRNHTRNHINLAAYFEDLVGQDPRFKVVTPRTFSLVCFRLLPPANTEDTNKLNRDLLDSVNSTGSVFITHTVLSGQFILRFAVGAPLTEQRHVDAAWRILQEKATALLGSL; the protein is encoded by the exons ATGCTCAGTGCTGGTTTCAACATTGTCGGTTTCAGCTGGATAACTTCTCCTGCCGCAACAGAACTCGAAACCATTGTTCTCGATTGGCTTGCTAAGGCACTTAAGCTGCCTCATGATTTCCATTCTACTG GGCAAGGTGGTGGAGTTATTCAAGGAACAGCGAGTGAAGCAGTTCTAGTTGTCTTGTTGGCTGCTCGCGACAAGATCTTAAGGACGGTTGGAAAAGGCGCTCTTCCTAAGCTTGTGACATATGCATCTGATCAAACACACTCTTCTCTACTAAAAGCCTGCCAG ATAGGTGGACTTAATCCTGAGTTTTGCAGGTCACTAAAAACTGATGCTTCAACAAATTATGCGCTTTCTCCTGAAGTATTTTCTGAAGCAGTTTCAAGGGACATTGCTAGTGGTCTTATACCATTTTTCTTATGTGCTACC GTTGGTACAACTTCATCAACTGCTATTGATCCTCTACCTGAATTGGGGAAAATTGCTAAG GTCAAAAACATTTGGTTTCATGTTGATGCTGCTTATGCTGGAAGTGCTTGTGTATGTCCAGAGTATCAACACCATCTCAATGGTGTCGACGAAGCAGACTCATTCAACATGAATGCGCATAAATGGCTCTTGACAAACTTTGACTGTTCACTACTTTGGGTTAAG GATAGAAGTGCTCTGATTCAATCACTATCTACGAACCCGGAGTATCTGAAAAACAAG GCCTCTCAAGGAAATATGGTCATAGATTACAAAGATTGGCAAATTCCCCTGGGGCGTCGCTTTAG ATCGTTAAAACTGTGGATGGTGATGCGTCTCTACGGATTGGAAGGTCTGCGAAATCACACGAGAAACCACATTAATCTTGCTGCTTATTTTGAGGACCTTGTTGGTCAGGATCCAAGGTTCAAG GTTGTTACGCCTCGCACGTTCTCTTTAGTCTGTTTTCGGCTTTTGCCTCCGGCTAACACAGAAGATACTAATAAACTGAACCGTGATCTACTTGACTCGGTGAATTCAACAGGAAGTGTTTTCATAACACACACG GTTCTATCAGGTCAGTTCATTCTGCGTTTTGCAGTAGGAGCACCATTGACAGAACAGAGGCATGTCGACGCAGCATGGCGAATTTTGCAAGAAAAGGCCACTGCTCTGCTTGGGAGTTTGTAG